The DNA sequence AATAATCTCCGCGCTTGCCGCTAGCCTCCATGAATCCCTGATAGTAGAGATAGTATTTACCTTGCCACTTGAGGATGTCCGTGGTCGTCACGGATCGCCAGCCCACATGGGGTTTGGGCGGTCTGGGAACGGCGACGCCTTGCTCCTCCCATGTGAACCCGTCCTCGCTGGTGGCATACCAGATCTCCGCAAGATCCCAATCCGTGGAGGGAATGGTATCGTTACTTTCGTGTGCGCGCTTGGCTCCGACCGGAATCACGGGCGTTTTGCGGCGGGTGTACCAGACGTAGTAGCGGCCATTCTCGAATATGATCTTGGAGGGATCTCTCCTCGAAATCGTCCCATCATGTCCGTGGTAGTCCAATCCCTTCAACTCGGTGTATTTGAACTGGGAATACAGCTCATTGTCCCGCGGGTGAATGGCGCTGTAATGATGGAAACTTCTTTCCATGGCAGCGCTCAAGGTCCGCTTCGGGGTATTTTCCGTGATGGTGTATGGGAAGGGCGATTGAGTTTCCGAAGCGTCTGTCGGCGCTTGACAGGCTGTGGCCAAGCACGCCAGTAGGAGTAGGTAGATTCTGTGCATGATGGTGGGTTAGGGCGTTTGGGGAATGGGGGATTTGTCTTTCTGAATGTTGCCTCCTCCTTGCGGCTGCTGGTTTTCCCAGGGCCAATCCATCTTCACCGCTTGCTTGTGGCGATAGTACCGGAAGTAGTCGAAATCCATGTGCATCTCCTGGACGGGGTGTGTGTTGGTCCCCGCCTCCATCCGAGCCCAGATATACCGGGCGATGATGTTGCCAAGAATCCAGAAACCGGGCGTTCGAGCCTGATTGCCGATGGTGTTGAGCGTGTAACTTTGCTCCGGCTGTTGGGGATTTTCCTCCACGAATTTCACCACACGCTCTCCCATGTGCTGCCAAGCGCCGTTTTCCCAATTCCAGAGTTTGAGATACTCGGGCGTATATTCGAGGCCAATGGTTTGCCAGACGGGATCATAGATTTGGATGGGGCCTTTGTGCATGACGCCTTTTTCTGCGTTGGGGCCTTTGGTGATCACCTTGCGCTTTTCGCCTTGGCTATCTTTCAATCTCGCAGGTGCATCGCTGCTCCATCCGTTGGCCCCGTTTTCCCATTCCATGAGGTCGATTTCCAGCCAGAAGTCTCGGGATTCGGAGGCAAATTGCTTGACACCCGCCCGGCTATCTCCAATGGCGCTCCAGACGGCGGGGTGCCAAACGGTTCCATGCTCACGGACTTCCTCGGAGTCAAATCCCCGGTATCGGAACCGCACGACATAAAATCCATAGAATCCGGTCGCCTTGCTCACGAGTCCTGCTGTACGTGGGGGGCCATTCTTCGCGGTGCCGAGCAGGGAAACATATTGATTGAGGGTACCATCTGAGCGGGTTTCCGATTCCATGCTCACGAGCGATTCGTCGCGAAAATGAGGCTCAATGGACCCTCCGCCAGTATTGCGCCGTCCCCATTTGAGGGTGTCGAGTTGGGGCCCGTTGAATTCATCCGAAAGGCTGTTGTCTCGATAGGAAACGTATTGCTTCCGTGACTCTTTGGGGAGTTGTTGGGGCGTTTGGGCCCATGATTTTGCTGGGAAAATCAGGGCACTCAACCACCATGTGAAGGCCAGATGTTTGAAGCGAATCATGTGACGATATGTTGAGTGTGGTCCTTATTCGTGGATCTTGATTTCTAGGGGAATCTGCACATTGAAGGAATGGCGAATGTTGTTCGCATCGATCGTATCCGCAGCGCAAAGGAGTGCGACGGGCTTTCCATCTTGGATGAATACCTGCGGACGTTCCAAGTGATCGAGGTCCAGGAGCTCTCCGTCCTCCCAAGTGATTTCGGTTTCGGAGAGGTGGAAATGTTTGGCCTGCTCCCAATGGATACCATCCATAGAATCGTAATGCACCAGTGAGAATAGTCGCTTCTTTCCCTCGTGTTTGATGCGTTTCACGATGGCGCGGAACTTCCCCTCCTGATACCAAATGTAGGGGTCTTCGGCGGGAAATCGCTCTCCTTCGAAGGTGAAGACCGGATCGGGAAATTTCTTGAAAGGCCCGGTCGGACTATCGGCAATCGCCACCATGTGTACCACAGGACCACCTTTGGGCAGGGCTATTTGCTTGCCTACCGCTTTGTAGACCATGAGGATTCTACCATCGGGCATTTGACACACGGAGGGATTCGAAGTCATCAACGCATCGTGAGCGCTGCTGTCTCCAGCGGTGATATCCAATACGGGCGTATCAAATCGCGTCCAAGGGCCATTCGGATCATCTGCCACGGCCACGCCAATACGCTGATTGTTGCGGTGCTGCCAATTGAGTTTTGGCTTGCCGGGAACACTGACAATGTCCCGATCTCCGGTAGTGCCCATGTGGTACAGGTAGTACTTGCCGTCAAATTTGTGAACAGTGGGATTGTGGGTGGTCATTCCATCCCAAAATTCCTTCCCGCGCATCGGGAGCGCCACATCTTGAAAGGTGAATGGGCCATAGGGGGATTCGGAGGTGGCGTGGGCGATCTCCGAATAAGTCACCCATTCCCAACCGATGGCTTTGGGCCACTGCGAATAGAACAGGTGATACAAGCCATCTGGACCTTCCACCAGTGAGCCGCCCCAAATGCTGAGACTGTCATGGACGAAGACGGATGAGCGGGAGACTTTGCCTAGCGAAATGTCGAAATCACTGGGCTTTTGTGGGGCTTCGGTCTGCTGTGCAGTTGTGCATGCAGTGAATAGGACCATGCCCCAAATGAGGTGGATAAGTGGAGATTTCATGTGCGTTATTCGTAGCGTCTGAAGGTTTCGGATTGGGCTTGTATGATGGGTGACCATTGGCTATCTCCGCTTGGGAGGGTTCGCTTGAGTTGGAGATACATCGTCGTTTCCCCTGCAAGATCCACCGTC is a window from the Pontibacter sp. G13 genome containing:
- a CDS encoding glycoside hydrolase family protein, encoding MKSPLIHLIWGMVLFTACTTAQQTEAPQKPSDFDISLGKVSRSSVFVHDSLSIWGGSLVEGPDGLYHLFYSQWPKAIGWEWVTYSEIAHATSESPYGPFTFQDVALPMRGKEFWDGMTTHNPTVHKFDGKYYLYHMGTTGDRDIVSVPGKPKLNWQHRNNQRIGVAVADDPNGPWTRFDTPVLDITAGDSSAHDALMTSNPSVCQMPDGRILMVYKAVGKQIALPKGGPVVHMVAIADSPTGPFKKFPDPVFTFEGERFPAEDPYIWYQEGKFRAIVKRIKHEGKKRLFSLVHYDSMDGIHWEQAKHFHLSETEITWEDGELLDLDHLERPQVFIQDGKPVALLCAADTIDANNIRHSFNVQIPLEIKIHE